The proteins below are encoded in one region of Mycolicibacterium neworleansense:
- a CDS encoding MFS transporter, with protein MALLVAGALFMEILDATIIAPAIPLIAASFGVAAVDVNVAISAYLVTVAVLIPASGWLADRFGTRRVFVGAIAVFTLASVGCALSVSLPMLVSMRILQGVGGAMMVPVGRLAVLRQSGKSDLVRAIALLTWPALTAPVLAPVLGGAIATLGSWRWIFAVNLPIGVVGLVLALKLVRGGPQPTLRSLDWPGLLALGSGIAAGLIALENIRVSGTDWGLVTGCGAGAVVLLAGAMWRLLTAAAPLVQLRVLKVHTLRITVVAGSLYRLVITAVPFLLPLQFQLEFGWTPLAAGVMVAALFAGNLTIKPVTTPLMRRFGIRTVLLTNGLASVACFGLLAALRPGLPVVVMAVVLYLSGALRSIGFTAYNSLAFSDVEGEELTHANTLNASVQELAAGLGIAVAALLLSQLTSYSLTYLVLGGLLALTLVATVRLPHLAGAHVTGHRA; from the coding sequence ATGGCGTTGCTGGTGGCCGGCGCGTTGTTCATGGAGATCCTCGACGCGACGATCATCGCGCCGGCCATCCCGCTGATCGCCGCGTCGTTCGGCGTCGCCGCCGTCGACGTCAACGTGGCGATCTCGGCCTACCTCGTCACGGTGGCGGTGCTGATCCCGGCCAGCGGATGGCTGGCCGACCGGTTCGGCACGCGGCGGGTGTTCGTCGGGGCCATCGCGGTGTTCACGCTGGCCTCGGTCGGCTGCGCGCTGAGCGTGTCACTGCCGATGCTGGTGTCGATGCGCATCCTGCAGGGGGTCGGCGGCGCCATGATGGTGCCGGTCGGCCGGCTCGCGGTATTGCGCCAGAGCGGCAAGTCGGACCTGGTGCGAGCCATCGCCTTGTTGACCTGGCCGGCGCTGACGGCACCGGTGCTGGCCCCCGTGCTGGGCGGTGCCATCGCGACGCTTGGCAGCTGGCGATGGATCTTCGCGGTCAACCTTCCGATCGGCGTCGTCGGACTCGTGCTGGCGCTCAAACTCGTCCGGGGCGGGCCGCAGCCCACGCTTCGATCGCTGGATTGGCCGGGCCTGCTGGCGCTCGGCTCCGGCATCGCCGCGGGGTTGATCGCCCTGGAGAACATCCGGGTTTCGGGGACCGACTGGGGATTGGTCACTGGGTGCGGTGCCGGAGCGGTCGTGCTGCTCGCCGGTGCGATGTGGCGGCTGCTCACCGCGGCGGCCCCGCTCGTGCAGTTGCGGGTGCTGAAGGTGCACACGCTGCGGATCACCGTGGTGGCAGGCTCGCTGTACCGCCTGGTGATCACCGCGGTGCCGTTCCTGCTGCCGCTGCAGTTCCAGCTGGAGTTCGGCTGGACGCCGCTGGCCGCGGGCGTCATGGTGGCGGCGCTGTTCGCCGGGAACCTGACGATCAAACCGGTCACCACACCGCTGATGCGCCGATTCGGCATCCGGACTGTGCTGCTGACCAACGGGCTGGCCTCGGTCGCCTGTTTCGGCCTGCTGGCGGCGTTGCGGCCGGGACTGCCGGTGGTGGTGATGGCTGTCGTGCTCTACCTGAGTGGCGCGCTGCGCTCGATCGGCTTCACCGCGTACAACAGCCTGGCGTTTTCCGACGTCGAGGGGGAGGAGCTGACGCATGCCAACACGCTCAATGCCTCGGTGCAGGAGCTGGCGGCGGGCCTGGGCATCGCCGTGGCCGCGCTGTTGCTCAGCCAGTTGACCTCGTATTCGTTGACCTACCTGGTGCTGGGCGGGTTGCTGGCGCTGACCCTGGTCGCGACCGTGCGGCTGCCCCATCTGGCCGGTGCCCACGTCACCGGGCACCGAGCCTGA
- a CDS encoding PaaI family thioesterase: MSIQTGPAVMAQFLPQSPFVTKLGIVADTLDAPEVRLRMPWDPSNITIADMVHGGAIAALADVTVMAAAWAQAEVPGSLRGVTVSMTINYLAPARATDLIGLGRVLRQGRSLVSCEVDIVTPAGEAVAKAIATYKVG, translated from the coding sequence ATGAGCATCCAGACCGGCCCGGCCGTGATGGCGCAGTTCCTGCCCCAGTCGCCGTTCGTGACCAAGCTCGGCATCGTCGCCGATACCCTTGACGCACCCGAGGTTCGGCTGCGGATGCCCTGGGATCCCTCGAACATCACGATTGCCGACATGGTGCACGGCGGTGCGATCGCGGCACTGGCCGACGTCACGGTGATGGCCGCGGCATGGGCACAGGCCGAGGTTCCGGGTTCGCTTCGCGGAGTGACGGTCTCGATGACGATCAACTATCTGGCACCGGCGCGGGCCACCGACCTGATCGGCCTCGGGCGCGTCCTGCGTCAGGGCAGGTCCCTGGTGAGCTGCGAGGTCGATATCGTCACGCCCGCCGGCGAGGCGGTGGCCAAGGCCATTGCCACGTACAAGGTGGGGTGA
- a CDS encoding beta-class carbonic anhydrase: MSVTDQYLANNEVYATTFNGPLPLPPSKHVAVVACMDARLDVYRILGLGDGEAHVIRNAGGVITDDEIRSLAISQRLLGTKEIILIHHTDCGMLTFTDDGFKQQIQDEIGIKPNWAAEAFVDLEEDVRQSLRRIESSPFVTKHESLRGFIFDVATGKLNEVTL, translated from the coding sequence ATGTCTGTCACCGATCAGTACCTGGCCAACAACGAGGTATATGCCACGACCTTCAATGGGCCGTTGCCGCTGCCGCCGAGCAAGCACGTAGCGGTCGTTGCGTGCATGGATGCCCGGCTGGACGTCTATCGCATCCTCGGCCTGGGTGACGGCGAGGCACACGTCATCCGCAACGCCGGCGGCGTCATCACCGACGACGAGATCCGGTCGCTGGCCATCAGCCAGCGGCTGCTGGGGACCAAGGAGATCATCCTTATTCACCACACCGATTGCGGCATGCTGACTTTCACCGATGACGGGTTCAAACAGCAGATCCAGGACGAGATCGGCATCAAGCCCAACTGGGCGGCGGAGGCGTTCGTCGACCTCGAGGAAGACGTCCGTCAGTCCTTACGGCGCATCGAATCGAGCCCATTCGTCACCAAGCATGAGTCGTTGCGCGGGTTCATCTTCGACGTGGCCACGGGCAAGCTCAACGAGGTGACGCTGTGA
- a CDS encoding ArnT family glycosyltransferase: MTTIADAAPDAAAVTAQSPDAVTPRWVRPSYWALLAGTAVLYLWGLGSSGWANSYYAAAAQAGTRSWKAWLFGSLDAGNAITVDKPPAAMWAMGLSGRLFGFNEFTMLLPQALMGVGAVALLYATVRRTSGPGAGLIAGAALALTPVAASMFRYNNPDALLVLLLVLAAYFMVRAVGPVPARASAGWVALAGAALGFAFLTKMLQAFLVVPGLALMFLVSAPAVGVWKRLGTLLIGAVTMIISAGWYIALVALWPAGSRPYIAGSTDNSLLQLAFGYNGLQRIMGQNGPGPGGGGGPGHGPGGGANLAFGGDPGIGRMFGMSMGTEASWLLPAALIGLVAALWLTRRTARTAGARAGLLMWGGWLLVTAVVFSFMDGIIHPYYTVALAPAVAAVVGISVTELWRVRARLASRLVLAVMLAGTGVWAFVLLNRTPDWLPALRWIVLIGSVLTAIALALVAHRPGRLPAVAALAAMFFGLSATAAYTVETVAAGHSGGPIAMSGPKRDIGFGGPGGPGGPGGPDFGRADDPALAELIAGADGRWAAASVGSMMVSDLELKTGESLMAIGGFTGSDNSPTLAQFQQYVADGQVRYFLDRPEGGRGGPPHEERGSAAQISDWVHQHFTKSVVGNVGVYDLSAPRT; the protein is encoded by the coding sequence ATGACGACCATCGCCGACGCGGCACCCGATGCCGCCGCCGTGACCGCGCAATCACCGGATGCGGTGACCCCGCGCTGGGTTCGGCCGTCCTACTGGGCCCTGCTGGCCGGCACCGCGGTGCTCTACCTGTGGGGCCTGGGATCGTCGGGCTGGGCCAACAGCTACTACGCCGCGGCGGCACAGGCCGGTACCCGGTCATGGAAGGCCTGGCTGTTCGGATCGCTGGACGCCGGCAACGCCATCACGGTGGACAAGCCGCCGGCGGCCATGTGGGCAATGGGTTTGTCGGGCCGGCTGTTCGGCTTCAACGAGTTCACCATGCTGCTACCGCAGGCACTGATGGGCGTCGGCGCGGTGGCACTGCTGTACGCCACCGTGCGGCGCACCAGCGGCCCCGGCGCCGGTCTGATCGCCGGGGCGGCGCTGGCGTTGACGCCGGTGGCGGCCTCGATGTTCCGCTACAACAACCCCGACGCGCTGCTGGTGCTGCTCCTGGTGCTGGCCGCCTACTTCATGGTCCGTGCGGTCGGGCCGGTACCGGCCAGGGCCAGTGCCGGGTGGGTGGCGTTGGCCGGCGCGGCGCTGGGCTTCGCCTTCCTGACCAAGATGCTGCAGGCGTTCCTCGTCGTCCCCGGGCTGGCGCTGATGTTCCTGGTGTCCGCACCCGCGGTCGGAGTGTGGAAACGCTTGGGTACCTTGCTGATCGGCGCGGTCACGATGATCATCTCGGCAGGTTGGTACATCGCGCTGGTGGCGTTGTGGCCGGCCGGCTCCAGGCCCTACATCGCCGGCTCGACCGACAACAGCCTGCTGCAACTGGCATTCGGCTACAACGGACTGCAGCGCATCATGGGGCAGAACGGTCCGGGGCCGGGCGGAGGCGGCGGGCCGGGACACGGCCCCGGTGGTGGCGCCAACCTGGCGTTTGGCGGTGATCCGGGGATCGGCCGGATGTTCGGGATGTCCATGGGTACCGAGGCCTCGTGGTTGTTGCCCGCAGCACTGATCGGCCTGGTTGCCGCGCTGTGGCTCACCCGGCGCACCGCGCGCACCGCCGGGGCGCGGGCCGGCCTGCTGATGTGGGGTGGCTGGCTGCTGGTCACGGCCGTGGTGTTCAGCTTCATGGACGGGATCATCCACCCGTACTACACGGTCGCGCTGGCACCGGCCGTGGCAGCCGTCGTGGGAATCTCCGTCACCGAATTATGGCGTGTGCGTGCCCGATTGGCGTCGCGACTGGTGCTTGCGGTCATGCTGGCCGGCACCGGGGTGTGGGCCTTCGTACTGCTGAACCGCACCCCCGACTGGCTACCGGCGTTGCGCTGGATCGTGCTGATCGGCTCGGTGCTGACCGCCATCGCCCTGGCCTTGGTGGCCCACCGGCCGGGGAGGCTGCCGGCGGTAGCGGCGTTGGCGGCCATGTTCTTCGGGCTCTCGGCGACCGCGGCCTACACCGTCGAGACGGTGGCCGCCGGGCACAGTGGTGGACCGATTGCCATGTCGGGTCCCAAGCGGGACATCGGATTCGGTGGCCCGGGTGGGCCCGGTGGTCCGGGCGGTCCAGACTTCGGGCGGGCCGACGACCCGGCACTGGCCGAGCTGATCGCGGGTGCCGACGGCCGCTGGGCGGCGGCGAGTGTCGGGTCGATGATGGTCAGTGACCTCGAGCTCAAGACGGGGGAGTCGCTGATGGCGATCGGCGGGTTCACCGGCAGCGACAACTCGCCGACCCTCGCGCAGTTCCAGCAGTACGTCGCCGACGGTCAGGTCCGCTACTTCCTGGACCGGCCCGAGGGCGGCCGGGGCGGGCCTCCCCACGAAGAGCGCGGCAGCGCCGCACAGATCAGCGACTGGGTGCACCAGCACTTCACCAAGTCCGTGGTCGGCAATGTCGGAGTGTATGACCTGTCGGCACCGCGTACCTGA
- a CDS encoding bifunctional glycosyltransferase family 2/GtrA family protein translates to MTTLVQDPEQRFHFASRPNAALAAREAGVPVLDVVVPVYNEQAALAHSVRRLHRYLDENFAVPVRITIADNASVDDTPRIAAELAAELDGVRVVRLEEKGRGRALRTVWSTSDAAVLVYMDVDLSTDLAALAPLVAPLISGHSDLAIGTRLGRGSRVIRGAKREFISRCYNLILKSTLSARFSDAQCGFKAIRADVARRLLPHVADTGWFFDTELLVLAERSGLRIHEVPVDWVDDPDSRVDIAAPATADLKGIGRLLRGFANGSIPVNTIAAQLGSSRKSAAPESLLRQAVRFAAVGVVSTLAYLLLFTALRAGVGAQAANLIALLVTAIGNTAANRRFTFGIAGAGNITRHHLEGLTVFAIALTITSGSLGLLHAVAPVPHRGVELAVLVAANLLATVVRFVLLRGWVFHPSRTRAATEPNRETGI, encoded by the coding sequence ATGACAACCTTGGTCCAAGACCCCGAACAGCGGTTCCACTTCGCGTCCCGGCCAAACGCCGCACTGGCCGCCCGGGAGGCCGGGGTCCCGGTGCTCGATGTCGTCGTGCCGGTGTACAACGAGCAAGCCGCACTTGCCCATTCGGTGCGGCGGCTGCACCGCTACCTCGACGAGAACTTCGCGGTGCCGGTCCGTATCACCATCGCCGACAACGCCAGCGTCGACGACACCCCGCGCATCGCCGCCGAACTGGCTGCCGAACTCGACGGTGTGCGTGTGGTGCGACTGGAGGAGAAGGGGCGCGGCCGGGCCCTGCGCACCGTGTGGTCGACCTCGGATGCCGCGGTGCTGGTCTACATGGATGTCGACCTGTCCACCGACCTGGCTGCGCTCGCACCCCTGGTGGCACCGCTGATCTCGGGTCACTCCGATCTGGCGATCGGCACCCGGCTGGGCCGCGGCTCACGGGTGATCCGTGGCGCCAAGCGCGAGTTCATCTCGCGCTGCTACAACCTCATCCTCAAATCGACTCTGTCCGCCCGGTTCTCGGATGCGCAGTGCGGGTTCAAGGCGATCCGCGCGGACGTCGCCCGCCGGCTGCTTCCGCATGTGGCCGATACCGGATGGTTCTTCGACACCGAGCTGCTGGTCCTGGCCGAGCGCAGCGGCCTGCGAATCCACGAGGTGCCGGTGGACTGGGTGGACGATCCGGACAGCCGCGTCGACATCGCCGCCCCCGCCACCGCCGATCTCAAGGGCATCGGCCGGCTGCTCCGCGGGTTCGCCAACGGCTCGATCCCGGTGAACACCATCGCCGCGCAGCTCGGCTCGTCGCGGAAGTCGGCGGCGCCCGAATCGCTGCTGCGCCAGGCGGTCCGCTTCGCCGCCGTCGGCGTGGTCTCCACACTGGCCTACCTGCTGCTGTTCACCGCGCTGCGGGCCGGCGTCGGTGCGCAGGCGGCCAACCTGATCGCGCTGCTGGTGACCGCGATCGGGAACACCGCCGCGAACCGGCGATTCACCTTCGGTATCGCCGGGGCGGGCAACATCACCCGTCACCATCTCGAGGGCCTGACCGTGTTCGCGATCGCGCTGACCATCACCAGCGGTTCCTTGGGACTGTTGCATGCCGTGGCGCCCGTGCCGCACCGCGGCGTCGAACTCGCAGTATTGGTGGCAGCCAACCTGCTGGCCACCGTGGTGCGGTTCGTCCTCTTGCGGGGGTGGGTCTTCCACCCGTCGCGGACGCGGGCAGCCACCGAACCGAATCGAGAGACAGGGATATGA
- a CDS encoding ArnT family glycosyltransferase — MTLVAADPAVEVETATPAASGPGHPKPVLMALLAGTAVLYLWNLSSSGWANAFYSAAAQAGAQNWTAMLFGSSDAGNAITVDKTPAALWITDISVRLFGLNSWSVLVPQALMGVGAVAVLYAAVRRAAGPWAGLLAGTVLALTPVAALIFRFNNPDALLVLLLVTAAYCIQRGIEKDSSRWWFVAAGTAVGFGFLAKMLQAFLVLPAFAATALIAGDRPPSRRVLDVVTAAAAMVVSGGWYLVLVELWPSSARPYIGGSQNDSIIELALGYNGLGRLTGDETGGLGNLNFDVGPGRLFGSQMGADIAWLLPAALICLAAGLYLTRRTARTDPIRAAMTMWGGWLLVTAVVFSFMHGIVHPYYTVALAPAVGAVTGIGAVLLWQRRAEIRAATVMSGVVLVTTILAAVLLARHDDPYPWLRAAVAVAGVGAAVLLLMARRLDRPVTRVTATLALAACLAGPAAYSIATAASPHTGAIPAVGPSRGGGFGGLFAAPEPGPTLTQVLAAGADRYQWAAAVVGSSNAAGYQLATRAPVMALGGFNGTDPAPTLGEFQRLVDDGAIHYFIRSRIMTGGFGGHTPSGSRAAIEIAEWVQAHYNPVTVDDVTIYDLTARATNT, encoded by the coding sequence GTGACCCTCGTTGCCGCAGACCCTGCTGTCGAGGTGGAGACGGCTACGCCGGCTGCCTCGGGCCCTGGCCATCCGAAGCCGGTACTGATGGCCTTGTTGGCCGGAACCGCGGTGCTCTATCTGTGGAACCTGTCGAGCAGTGGGTGGGCGAACGCGTTCTACTCGGCCGCGGCGCAGGCGGGGGCGCAGAACTGGACCGCGATGCTGTTCGGGTCCAGCGACGCGGGCAACGCCATCACCGTCGACAAGACGCCCGCGGCCCTGTGGATCACCGACATCTCGGTGCGCCTGTTCGGGCTCAACTCGTGGAGTGTGCTGGTACCGCAGGCGCTCATGGGGGTCGGTGCCGTCGCGGTGCTCTACGCCGCGGTTCGCCGGGCCGCCGGACCGTGGGCCGGCCTGCTCGCCGGTACGGTGCTGGCGCTGACGCCGGTGGCCGCATTGATCTTCCGGTTCAACAACCCCGACGCCCTGCTGGTGCTGCTGCTCGTCACGGCGGCCTACTGCATTCAGCGTGGCATCGAAAAAGACTCCAGCCGTTGGTGGTTCGTCGCCGCAGGTACCGCGGTGGGCTTCGGATTCCTGGCCAAGATGTTGCAGGCCTTCCTCGTCCTGCCGGCCTTCGCCGCCACGGCGCTGATCGCCGGGGACCGTCCGCCGAGCCGGCGCGTGCTCGATGTCGTCACGGCCGCAGCGGCCATGGTCGTCAGCGGTGGCTGGTATCTGGTGCTGGTGGAGTTGTGGCCGTCCTCGGCGCGGCCCTACATCGGTGGATCACAGAACGACAGCATCATCGAACTGGCATTGGGTTACAACGGCTTGGGCCGCTTGACCGGCGACGAAACCGGCGGGCTGGGCAACCTCAACTTCGATGTCGGGCCAGGCCGATTGTTCGGTTCCCAGATGGGCGCCGACATCGCCTGGCTCCTGCCGGCCGCACTGATCTGCCTGGCGGCCGGCCTCTACCTCACCCGTCGGACCGCCCGCACCGATCCGATCCGTGCCGCAATGACCATGTGGGGTGGTTGGCTGTTGGTCACCGCGGTGGTGTTCAGCTTCATGCACGGCATCGTGCATCCCTACTACACCGTCGCGCTCGCGCCGGCCGTCGGCGCGGTGACCGGCATCGGCGCCGTGCTGCTGTGGCAGCGTCGCGCCGAAATCCGGGCCGCCACAGTGATGTCCGGTGTCGTGCTGGTGACCACGATCCTGGCCGCGGTGCTGCTGGCTCGCCACGACGACCCGTATCCGTGGTTGCGGGCGGCGGTGGCGGTAGCAGGAGTGGGCGCGGCGGTGCTGCTGCTCATGGCGAGGCGGTTGGACCGCCCAGTGACGCGGGTGACCGCGACACTGGCGCTGGCGGCCTGTCTGGCCGGTCCGGCCGCCTATTCGATCGCCACCGCGGCCAGCCCGCACACCGGGGCGATACCGGCGGTAGGGCCTTCGCGCGGAGGCGGATTCGGTGGACTGTTCGCCGCTCCGGAACCCGGTCCCACCCTCACCCAGGTCCTGGCCGCCGGTGCCGACCGCTACCAGTGGGCGGCGGCCGTCGTGGGTTCGTCGAACGCCGCGGGGTACCAATTGGCCACCCGCGCACCGGTAATGGCGCTCGGAGGCTTCAACGGCACCGATCCGGCGCCGACGCTCGGCGAGTTCCAGCGTCTCGTCGACGACGGTGCGATCCACTACTTCATCCGATCCCGCATCATGACCGGCGGATTCGGCGGACACACCCCCAGTGGCAGCCGGGCGGCCATCGAGATCGCGGAATGGGTGCAGGCCCACTACAACCCGGTCACCGTCGACGACGTGACCATCTACGACCTGACTGCCCGTGCGACGAACACATAG
- a CDS encoding sensor histidine kinase, translating to MSSGPLAEVAVGTGSATRWWSPRTWSLRARLVVTQVALLAVVCASIGVATEFALQRFLMHQLDDQLIEAGRRSAAIFELPPPPPGSPPPPGMRGHHRGPFDPEEGPGPGFLNAPGQAARTVGAVVSPYRPVDAGVITAEGERIEVSAAAAEQLSQIPANRVPETVVLDGLGRYRLIGLHPRHGGPQVIVTGLPTAVVDDTLLWVLGMFCVLAAIALIAATTAGTLIIRHQLAPLSRVSAAARKVADLELDRGEVQLPTPIVPVDPAGAHTEVGQLGTSLNRMLDRIASALSARHASETRVRQFVADASHELRTPLAAIRGYTELAQRKRDDLPADVAHAMNRVESETARMTQLVEDMLLLARLDAGRPLERDSVDLSRLVVDTVSDAHIAGPDHRWSLDLPEDPVVVEGDEARLHQVLANLLANARTHTPAGTSVTVSLKSVANDAGAVLLSVADNGPGIPASLLPDVFERFARGDSSRSRREGSTGLGLAIVAAVVKAHGGTIEVSSAAGATEFAVRLPGPSSQATHRTDQSGT from the coding sequence ATGTCCTCCGGCCCGCTCGCTGAGGTGGCGGTCGGGACCGGCAGCGCCACCCGGTGGTGGTCACCGCGCACCTGGTCGTTGCGGGCCCGTCTGGTCGTCACCCAGGTGGCTCTGCTGGCTGTGGTGTGCGCGAGCATCGGGGTGGCGACGGAGTTTGCGCTGCAACGGTTTCTGATGCACCAGCTTGACGATCAGCTGATCGAGGCCGGCCGGCGCTCGGCGGCGATCTTCGAACTGCCGCCTCCGCCACCGGGTTCACCGCCGCCGCCGGGTATGCGCGGCCACCATCGCGGGCCGTTCGACCCGGAGGAGGGGCCGGGGCCCGGATTCCTCAACGCACCGGGTCAGGCCGCGCGCACGGTCGGGGCCGTGGTGTCGCCCTATCGGCCCGTGGACGCGGGTGTGATCACCGCAGAAGGTGAGCGGATCGAGGTCAGTGCGGCTGCGGCCGAACAACTTTCCCAGATCCCGGCGAACCGGGTTCCCGAAACCGTTGTGCTCGACGGGCTGGGACGCTACCGGCTGATCGGTCTTCACCCCCGCCACGGCGGACCGCAGGTCATCGTGACTGGGCTGCCGACCGCCGTCGTCGACGACACCCTGCTCTGGGTGCTCGGAATGTTCTGTGTGCTGGCGGCCATCGCGCTGATCGCCGCGACCACTGCCGGGACCCTGATCATCCGGCACCAACTCGCCCCGCTGTCACGGGTTTCTGCGGCCGCGCGCAAGGTGGCCGATCTCGAACTCGACCGTGGCGAAGTGCAGCTGCCCACACCGATCGTGCCGGTCGACCCGGCCGGCGCCCACACCGAGGTCGGCCAGCTGGGCACGTCCCTGAACCGGATGCTCGACCGCATCGCCAGTGCGCTGTCGGCCCGGCACGCCAGTGAGACGCGGGTGCGCCAGTTCGTCGCCGACGCCAGCCATGAGTTGAGGACACCGCTGGCCGCGATCCGCGGCTACACCGAGCTGGCTCAGCGCAAGCGCGACGACCTGCCCGCCGACGTGGCCCACGCGATGAACCGGGTGGAGTCCGAGACGGCGCGGATGACGCAGTTGGTCGAGGACATGCTGCTCCTGGCTCGCCTCGACGCCGGGCGGCCGCTGGAACGCGACAGCGTGGACCTGTCCCGGCTCGTGGTCGATACGGTCAGCGACGCCCACATCGCCGGTCCGGACCACCGATGGTCACTCGACCTGCCCGAAGACCCGGTGGTGGTCGAGGGCGATGAGGCCAGGTTGCATCAGGTACTGGCGAATCTGCTGGCCAACGCGCGGACCCATACACCGGCGGGCACCTCGGTGACCGTGTCGTTGAAGTCCGTCGCGAACGACGCGGGCGCGGTATTGCTCAGTGTCGCGGACAACGGTCCCGGGATCCCGGCGAGCCTGCTGCCAGACGTGTTCGAGCGGTTTGCGCGTGGCGATTCGTCGCGCTCGCGGCGCGAGGGCAGTACCGGGCTGGGCCTGGCGATCGTGGCCGCGGTGGTCAAGGCACACGGCGGCACCATCGAGGTGAGCAGCGCCGCGGGTGCCACCGAGTTCGCGGTGCGATTGCCCGGGCCGAGCTCACAGGCCACACACAGGACGGACCAATCGGGTACCTAG